In Clostridium swellfunianum, a genomic segment contains:
- the fliG gene encoding flagellar motor switch protein FliG translates to MARETKLSGVQKAAILFITLGPDAASGIIKKLPESEIQKITYEIANITSVKSDQKDEILDEFIQINKAKDFILEGGMEYARTLLGKALGVQRAKEIMDKVSEATQTYRPFSIARKADAHQLLNIITNEHPQTIALVLCYLQPEKAAQILSSLPEDVQSEVALRVASMSNTSPAVVKEIEKVLDSKLSSVVKSDMTVLGGVQTLVDILNQVDRTTEKNITESLEKENAELAEKIKESMFVFEDIITLDDVSIQRVLREVETKELALALKGCSEEVANAIYRNQSKRAAAALKEDMEFLGPVRLMDVEKAQQKIVAMIRRLDEAGEIVISRGGEDAIIV, encoded by the coding sequence ATGGCTAGAGAGACAAAATTAAGTGGTGTACAAAAGGCGGCCATACTATTTATAACCTTAGGTCCAGATGCCGCATCAGGAATAATTAAGAAGCTTCCGGAATCTGAAATCCAGAAAATAACCTATGAGATTGCTAATATAACTTCTGTTAAATCAGATCAGAAGGATGAAATATTGGATGAATTTATTCAAATAAATAAAGCAAAGGACTTTATTCTTGAAGGTGGTATGGAATACGCAAGAACACTTTTGGGTAAAGCACTTGGTGTACAAAGGGCTAAGGAAATAATGGACAAGGTAAGTGAGGCCACCCAAACCTACAGACCATTTTCAATTGCTAGAAAAGCTGATGCACATCAGCTTTTAAATATAATTACAAATGAACACCCGCAAACTATAGCGCTTGTACTTTGCTATCTACAGCCTGAAAAAGCTGCTCAGATATTATCTTCACTGCCGGAGGATGTTCAATCTGAAGTTGCGTTAAGAGTTGCTTCCATGAGTAATACCTCTCCAGCAGTTGTTAAGGAAATTGAAAAGGTATTAGACAGCAAACTTTCAAGCGTTGTTAAATCAGATATGACAGTATTAGGCGGAGTCCAGACGCTTGTTGATATACTTAATCAGGTTGACAGAACTACTGAAAAGAATATTACTGAAAGCCTTGAAAAAGAGAATGCAGAGCTTGCTGAAAAGATTAAAGAATCTATGTTTGTATTTGAAGATATTATTACTCTTGATGATGTATCTATACAAAGAGTTCTTAGAGAAGTCGAAACAAAGGAACTTGCTCTTGCACTTAAGGGATGCTCGGAAGAGGTTGCAAATGCTATTTATAGAAATCAGTCAAAGAGAGCTGCAGCTGCATTAAAGGAAGATATGGAATTCTTAGGACCAGTAAGGCTTATGGATGTTGAAAAAGCACAGCAGAAGATTGTTGCTATGATAAGAAGACTTGATGAAGCTGGAGAGATAGTAATATCCAGAGGTGGGGAAGATGCAATCATCGTATAA
- the fliF gene encoding flagellar basal-body MS-ring/collar protein FliF: MGKLSELFKSSYGKIKSLSRGKKIAFGVSLVGVLTVIIYLSVTLGATKYGILFKDLEANEAKLVIDKLKEKKITDYKVSGNTISVPASMVEELRLDLAPEITSGDKGWELFESGNTFSSTDTELKIKYQRALQAELERTIKGFPQIEKARVALVLPEESVFVKDSTPASASVTLIMKSGQNLTVEQVKSIVALVSGSVKNLPKENVQVVDDKLKLLSKDLFNEDNATVSADSEKQQQLKKDYEKLLEGKVMEQLSKPFKNKVTVKVNADLDFDAVQSVSTIVDPKGAVVSEQYERNTNGNTTTRPSQSPVDNNMTNNTPGQDTTVNSNDVTYQKETKNYENGKNETKTVKAPGSVKRVTASVIIDGNLELVQRDQVKNLVAGAIGFNETRGDVITVEGIAFDNTDMEAAKKAVEDLKASEDKAARTKLYTQLAIGGVAALALITLIIAFVRKGRKRSPQEEQLDAIVSPKGLDVLLGDDEPNLSFKPIDFEKQGNNERAHIENEIKRYATEKPDQVVDIIKSWLAEEER; encoded by the coding sequence ATGGGTAAGCTATCGGAGTTATTTAAAAGCTCATATGGGAAAATTAAGAGTTTAAGCAGGGGGAAAAAGATAGCTTTCGGAGTTAGCTTAGTTGGCGTATTAACAGTGATTATTTATTTATCTGTAACCTTAGGTGCTACAAAGTATGGGATTTTGTTTAAAGATTTAGAGGCAAATGAAGCTAAGCTTGTTATAGATAAGTTAAAGGAAAAGAAGATAACAGATTATAAGGTTTCAGGAAATACTATTTCAGTTCCTGCTTCAATGGTTGAAGAGCTTAGGCTAGATTTGGCACCTGAAATTACTTCCGGTGATAAGGGGTGGGAGCTGTTTGAGAGCGGCAACACCTTTTCGTCTACTGATACGGAATTGAAAATTAAATACCAAAGGGCTCTTCAGGCTGAGCTTGAAAGAACCATAAAGGGGTTCCCACAAATTGAAAAAGCGAGAGTGGCTTTAGTTTTACCTGAAGAAAGTGTTTTTGTTAAGGATTCAACCCCAGCTAGTGCGTCTGTAACTCTTATTATGAAGAGTGGGCAAAATCTTACAGTGGAACAAGTTAAATCCATAGTGGCTTTAGTTTCTGGCAGCGTTAAGAACTTGCCAAAGGAAAATGTGCAAGTTGTTGATGATAAGTTAAAACTTTTAAGTAAGGATCTTTTTAATGAAGACAATGCAACTGTTAGTGCAGATTCTGAAAAGCAGCAGCAGCTTAAAAAAGATTATGAAAAGCTGCTTGAAGGAAAGGTTATGGAACAGCTTTCAAAGCCTTTCAAAAACAAGGTTACTGTTAAGGTAAATGCTGATTTAGATTTTGATGCAGTTCAAAGTGTTAGTACAATAGTTGATCCTAAGGGAGCTGTTGTAAGCGAGCAGTATGAAAGAAACACAAATGGGAATACAACTACTAGACCTTCTCAGAGTCCAGTAGATAATAATATGACCAATAACACACCAGGGCAAGATACAACTGTAAACTCAAATGATGTAACTTATCAAAAGGAAACAAAGAATTACGAGAATGGTAAGAATGAGACTAAAACTGTAAAGGCTCCTGGTTCAGTTAAAAGAGTAACAGCTTCAGTTATTATTGATGGAAATTTAGAGTTAGTTCAAAGAGATCAGGTTAAAAATCTTGTTGCAGGTGCTATAGGTTTTAATGAAACAAGAGGCGATGTTATAACCGTTGAAGGTATTGCTTTTGATAATACAGATATGGAAGCTGCTAAAAAAGCTGTTGAGGATTTAAAGGCATCAGAAGATAAGGCAGCGAGAACAAAGCTTTATACTCAGCTTGCAATTGGTGGAGTAGCTGCATTAGCACTTATAACTTTAATAATAGCCTTTGTTAGAAAAGGTAGAAAGCGATCACCGCAGGAAGAGCAGCTAGATGCTATTGTATCTCCTAAGGGCTTAGATGTACTTTTAGGTGATGACGAGCCAAATTTATCTTTCAAGCCTATTGATTTTGAGAAGCAAGGCAATAATGAACGAGCTCATATTGAAAATGAAATTAAGAGATACGCAACTGAAAAGCCAGATCAGGTTGTTGACATTATAAAATCTTGGCTAGCGGAGGAGGAGAGGTGA
- the fliE gene encoding flagellar hook-basal body complex protein FliE — MKINGFVPDSNIFDKLKLADKTEDKKEVSFIDTLREKLDGVNGKQLQAEDMTEKLIKGEDVDIHEVMLSTEEAKMSLELAVQIRNKIVEAYQEINRMQI, encoded by the coding sequence ATGAAAATTAATGGTTTTGTTCCAGATTCAAATATTTTTGATAAGCTAAAGCTTGCAGACAAGACTGAAGATAAAAAAGAAGTTAGTTTTATAGATACGCTAAGAGAAAAACTGGATGGAGTTAACGGTAAACAGCTTCAAGCTGAAGATATGACAGAAAAATTAATTAAGGGTGAAGATGTAGATATTCATGAAGTAATGCTTTCTACAGAAGAAGCTAAGATGTCCCTTGAGCTTGCTGTCCAAATCAGAAACAAGATAGTGGAAGCTTATCAGGAAATTAATAGAATGCAGATATAG
- the flgC gene encoding flagellar basal body rod protein FlgC produces MINAFRSLRISASGLSAERLRMDTIASNIANVTTTRGENGQPYKRKVAVFQENLDKEMDRQTGKLKENMLGVKAVGIEEDQSELRRVYDPSHPDADAEGYVTMPNVNILNEMADMIASTRAYEANVNAMNSEKSMFLKALEIGR; encoded by the coding sequence ATGATTAATGCTTTCAGGTCTTTAAGAATTAGTGCCAGTGGTTTGTCAGCTGAAAGGCTTAGAATGGATACTATAGCTTCAAATATTGCTAATGTAACTACTACGAGAGGAGAAAATGGACAACCGTATAAAAGGAAGGTTGCTGTTTTTCAGGAAAATTTAGATAAAGAAATGGATAGGCAAACAGGCAAGCTTAAGGAAAATATGCTTGGTGTAAAAGCTGTAGGAATAGAAGAAGATCAGTCAGAGCTTAGAAGAGTTTATGACCCTTCACATCCAGATGCAGATGCTGAGGGTTACGTTACTATGCCAAACGTAAATATATTAAATGAAATGGCTGATATGATTGCTTCAACCAGAGCATATGAGGCCAATGTTAATGCTATGAATTCTGAAAAGAGCATGTTTTTAAAGGCCTTGGAGATTGGAAGGTAG
- the flgB gene encoding flagellar basal body rod protein FlgB, producing the protein MNINNVSKSSLVYGLLKKGLDASSLRSKVTSNNIANINTKGYKRYSVSFEESLQNSLESMDLKATKDKHIKTGSEAGEIKLEQDLSSSMREDGNNVDIDNEMANQAANNLLYNSLITQVNSRLALERYVINEGRR; encoded by the coding sequence GTGAACATAAATAATGTGTCGAAAAGTTCGCTGGTTTATGGTCTTTTAAAGAAAGGTTTGGATGCTTCTTCTCTGAGAAGTAAGGTTACTTCAAACAATATAGCTAACATTAATACAAAAGGCTACAAGCGTTATTCTGTATCCTTTGAGGAAAGCCTTCAGAACAGTCTTGAATCAATGGATTTAAAAGCAACGAAGGATAAGCATATTAAAACCGGCAGTGAGGCTGGTGAGATAAAGCTTGAACAAGATTTGTCTTCAAGCATGAGAGAAGATGGCAATAATGTAGATATAGACAATGAAATGGCTAATCAGGCAGCCAATAACCTTCTTTATAATTCTTTAATAACTCAGGTTAACAGCAGGCTTGCCTTAGAGAGATATGTCATCAATGAAGGAAGGAGATAA
- a CDS encoding flagellin, with protein sequence MRLNHNMASLNIYREQSKVFEKQSTALGRISSGLKINKTKDSPNGLAQSERLRMQIRGSQMAARNAQDGVSMLQTADGALGTINNMLARIRELAVQAGSGTNSPEDKAIMQQEISQMLKGIDDAANNMEFNGVNLLAPKVSELSMPIGANRGDTVKIELFDLRTSQIEDIDGNKLNLDKIDVTAEGGIDKTLHTLDKAIEKVLSVSSKFGALENRFESSYKNLTEISDKMQGAESSIRDADIAEEMIDFAKGNILMEAGNALMAQTNRFPQDILRILENMRK encoded by the coding sequence ATGAGATTAAATCACAATATGGCTTCTCTGAATATATACAGAGAACAATCGAAGGTGTTTGAAAAGCAAAGTACTGCACTTGGAAGAATTTCTTCAGGTTTAAAGATAAATAAGACTAAGGATAGTCCGAATGGCTTAGCTCAAAGCGAGAGGCTAAGGATGCAAATTAGGGGAAGCCAAATGGCTGCAAGAAATGCTCAGGATGGCGTGAGCATGCTGCAAACCGCAGACGGAGCGCTGGGAACTATTAATAACATGCTTGCCAGGATAAGAGAACTGGCTGTTCAGGCAGGAAGTGGAACTAACAGCCCAGAGGATAAAGCAATTATGCAGCAGGAAATAAGCCAAATGCTTAAAGGAATAGACGATGCTGCAAACAATATGGAATTCAATGGAGTAAACCTTCTTGCCCCTAAGGTTAGTGAATTAAGTATGCCTATTGGAGCAAACAGAGGTGATACTGTAAAAATAGAATTGTTTGACTTAAGAACTTCTCAAATTGAAGACATAGATGGTAATAAATTAAATCTTGATAAAATTGATGTAACAGCTGAAGGTGGAATAGATAAGACTTTACATACCTTGGATAAGGCAATAGAAAAGGTCTTATCTGTAAGCAGCAAATTTGGAGCCTTAGAAAACAGATTTGAAAGCAGCTACAAAAACTTAACTGAAATCAGTGATAAAATGCAGGGGGCTGAGAGCAGCATAAGGGATGCTGATATCGCTGAAGAAATGATTGATTTTGCAAAGGGAAATATACTTATGGAAGCTGGAAATGCACTTATGGCACAGACAAACAGATTCCCTCAGGATATTCTTAGAATACTGGAAAATATGAGAAAATAA
- a CDS encoding YjfB family protein, with protein sequence MDIGALSIVMSQSKVQEAASLAVMKMAMNTGKESAAQMAEMLKNAVVDPNLGQHLDAKA encoded by the coding sequence ATGGACATAGGAGCACTATCAATAGTGATGAGTCAATCAAAAGTACAAGAAGCAGCTAGCTTAGCAGTAATGAAGATGGCTATGAACACAGGTAAGGAAAGTGCTGCACAAATGGCAGAAATGCTGAAAAATGCTGTGGTTGACCCTAATTTAGGGCAGCACTTGGATGCTAAGGCATAG
- a CDS encoding flagellin: MIINHNMNALNAHRNMTGNTAAAGKSMEKLSSGLRINKAGDDAAGLAISEKMRGQIRGLDQANRNAQDGISMIQTAEGALNETHSILQRMRELAVQSSNDTNVAVDRNEIQKEMDELAKEVTRIANNTEFNTQKLINGGIQDTGIKSAKFHVGANANQDITLSINAMDAKSLGVSRDVTTATVTAGATDVTGVTLGSTVGTAIVDGASLSLTANDTAAKTAWAANAAGMTGVTIASTADSSTYNGYTIVTTTGGAGAPTASIDAANKTITLAGSNTFGDWTAANINTAFTNAGIGLTATGNATAIAANAGAVSTTDGLAADEVKLTVSGESVIVKETATSATFTGTATNGLTVKLDGSLSASTAATITIDETAASAATFASNAKTADAVTEAGIDVSTQTAASSAITTIQTAIETVSAERSKLGAYANRLEHTANNLGTASENLTSAESRIRDVDMAKEMMTFSKNNILSQAAQAMISQANQQPQGVLQLLR, translated from the coding sequence ATGATAATCAATCACAATATGAATGCGTTAAACGCACACAGAAATATGACTGGAAACACTGCAGCAGCAGGTAAGTCAATGGAAAAATTATCTTCAGGTTTAAGAATAAACAAAGCTGGAGATGACGCAGCAGGTCTTGCTATATCAGAAAAAATGAGAGGTCAAATCAGAGGATTAGACCAAGCAAACAGAAACGCTCAAGATGGTATATCAATGATTCAAACTGCTGAAGGTGCTTTAAATGAAACTCACTCAATTCTTCAAAGAATGAGAGAATTAGCAGTTCAATCATCAAACGATACAAACGTTGCTGTTGACCGTAATGAAATCCAAAAGGAAATGGATGAGTTAGCTAAAGAAGTTACTAGAATAGCTAACAATACAGAGTTCAACACTCAAAAACTTATAAACGGTGGAATTCAAGATACAGGAATAAAATCAGCAAAATTCCATGTTGGAGCAAATGCTAATCAAGATATCACTTTATCTATAAATGCAATGGATGCTAAATCTTTAGGAGTTTCTAGAGATGTAACTACAGCTACAGTAACAGCAGGCGCTACTGATGTAACAGGTGTTACACTTGGATCAACAGTTGGAACAGCTATAGTTGATGGTGCAAGCTTAAGCTTAACAGCTAACGATACAGCAGCTAAAACTGCTTGGGCAGCAAACGCAGCAGGAATGACTGGTGTAACTATAGCGTCAACTGCAGATTCATCAACATATAACGGATATACAATTGTAACAACAACTGGAGGTGCTGGTGCTCCTACTGCTTCAATAGATGCAGCAAATAAAACAATTACGCTTGCAGGAAGTAATACATTTGGTGACTGGACTGCTGCTAATATTAATACAGCGTTCACTAATGCAGGTATTGGTTTAACAGCTACTGGAAATGCAACTGCTATTGCAGCAAATGCTGGAGCAGTTTCTACTACAGATGGTCTAGCAGCTGACGAAGTTAAGTTAACAGTAAGCGGTGAAAGTGTAATTGTTAAGGAAACTGCTACATCCGCAACTTTCACAGGAACAGCAACTAACGGACTTACTGTTAAACTTGATGGAAGTTTAAGTGCAAGTACTGCAGCTACAATAACTATAGATGAAACTGCTGCATCAGCAGCTACTTTTGCATCTAATGCTAAAACTGCAGATGCAGTTACAGAAGCTGGAATTGATGTATCAACTCAAACAGCAGCAAGCTCAGCAATAACAACAATCCAAACTGCTATAGAAACAGTTTCAGCTGAAAGATCTAAACTAGGAGCATATGCAAACAGATTAGAGCACACAGCTAATAACTTAGGAACAGCTTCAGAAAACTTAACATCAGCTGAATCAAGAATTAGAGATGTAGATATGGCTAAAGAAATGATGACATTCTCAAAGAATAACATCCTTAGCCAAGCTGCTCAAGCTATGATAAGCCAAGCTAACCAACAACCTCAAGGAGTTCTTCAATTATTAAGATAA
- a CDS encoding flagellar protein FliT: MFLDKEVLQILRQYLERFKDLTINLIDCLEKEQYESLESLFNDRQAVIDDMSKLSYTKESFKYISSEMQLMPLQQKLTLLMNKRRAEVKQELDKLSASKTASKSYNTKYKVDALFFNKKI, encoded by the coding sequence ATGTTTTTGGATAAAGAAGTACTTCAAATATTAAGACAATATCTTGAAAGATTTAAAGATTTAACTATAAATCTTATAGATTGTTTAGAAAAAGAACAATATGAAAGCCTAGAATCGTTGTTTAATGATAGACAAGCGGTTATAGATGATATGAGCAAGCTTAGTTATACAAAAGAAAGCTTTAAGTATATAAGCAGTGAAATGCAGTTAATGCCGCTTCAGCAAAAGCTTACTTTGCTTATGAATAAGCGTAGGGCTGAAGTTAAGCAAGAACTAGATAAGCTGTCAGCATCAAAAACTGCAAGTAAAAGCTATAATACGAAATATAAGGTTGATGCTTTATTTTTTAATAAAAAGATTTAA
- the fliD gene encoding flagellar filament capping protein FliD encodes MSDTLRILGMASGLDTETMVKQLMKAENMKVDKVKQNRQVIQWQQDLYREIIGDLTTFRSTYFDVLKPETNVLSKNNYSAFDVVSADVPAAGAAVSSIPGSSAAAGVGAATGVYRVEVTNLASAATKVGRPLAENTTKSSTMSSLGLASNTTVNITYNGTTKPVKIETGDTIENVIQKISNATSGNVVAKYSELTRQFTIQTSATGSGNSLNIDSSISALGIYKDSIDMKTTVDTLTKSGSFDISYVDSNGTIATKNISLSAGATINDIVDNINNDTGNMVAASFDPATKTFSLRQKDGKEVRINNVPDFAKSELGLPSYANAGEVKGEDAVLKITPPGSSTAVNVTKSTNNFTLDGISYSLSRANTTTNITVSSNTQKAFDKIKGFIDKYNEIVDKVNKKISEKKQYEYKPLTDEQKKDMEPEDIKKWEERAKEGLLKNDSTLQNMLSAMRSAFFEGVEGAGISLKDLGLNTSSDYTQKGKIVFDMTLGGEQKLKDMLATKGEQVAKLFMQTSTKKPTYSPDLTTAEREARNSDQGIFQRINDILQDNARTTRSNAGKKGFLIEKAGIKGDFSEFNNLLYNQIKDKDKVINELTKKLAGKENRYYSQFAKLEQAMNSLNSQSNWLAQQLGGGA; translated from the coding sequence ATGAGTGATACACTTAGAATTTTAGGTATGGCAAGTGGGTTAGATACAGAAACCATGGTTAAGCAGCTTATGAAAGCTGAAAACATGAAGGTGGATAAGGTAAAGCAAAATAGACAAGTTATACAATGGCAGCAGGATTTATATAGAGAAATTATAGGTGATTTAACCACCTTTAGAAGCACATATTTTGATGTGCTTAAGCCAGAGACAAATGTACTTTCGAAGAATAATTACAGCGCCTTTGATGTGGTTTCTGCAGACGTGCCTGCAGCAGGCGCAGCAGTATCATCAATACCAGGATCTAGTGCTGCGGCTGGAGTTGGAGCTGCTACTGGGGTTTATAGGGTTGAAGTTACAAACTTGGCTTCAGCAGCTACAAAGGTCGGAAGACCATTAGCAGAAAATACAACTAAATCCTCAACAATGTCATCACTAGGGTTAGCAAGCAATACTACTGTTAACATAACTTATAATGGAACAACTAAGCCGGTTAAAATAGAAACAGGAGATACAATTGAAAATGTTATTCAAAAAATAAGCAATGCTACCTCTGGGAATGTTGTTGCAAAATATAGTGAGCTTACTAGACAGTTTACTATACAAACCTCTGCTACAGGCAGCGGTAACAGCTTGAATATAGACAGCAGCATTAGTGCACTTGGGATATATAAGGATTCTATTGATATGAAAACTACGGTAGATACTTTGACTAAGAGCGGTTCTTTTGATATAAGCTATGTGGATTCTAATGGAACTATAGCTACTAAAAACATAAGCCTTAGTGCAGGTGCAACAATTAATGATATTGTAGATAACATTAACAATGATACTGGTAATATGGTAGCAGCTTCATTTGATCCTGCAACTAAAACATTTTCTTTAAGACAAAAGGATGGAAAAGAAGTTAGAATTAACAATGTACCTGATTTTGCTAAATCAGAATTAGGTTTGCCAAGCTATGCAAATGCTGGGGAAGTTAAAGGCGAAGATGCGGTATTAAAAATAACTCCTCCTGGTTCAAGCACAGCGGTAAATGTGACAAAATCAACTAACAATTTTACTTTAGATGGTATAAGCTATTCCTTATCAAGAGCAAATACTACAACAAATATTACTGTAAGTTCTAATACCCAAAAGGCCTTTGATAAAATTAAGGGCTTTATAGATAAGTATAATGAAATTGTAGATAAGGTTAATAAAAAGATAAGTGAAAAGAAGCAGTATGAATACAAACCTTTGACTGATGAGCAGAAAAAAGATATGGAGCCAGAGGATATTAAAAAATGGGAAGAGAGAGCTAAGGAAGGACTTTTAAAGAATGACAGTACACTTCAAAATATGCTTTCTGCCATGAGAAGCGCATTTTTCGAAGGAGTTGAGGGCGCAGGAATATCTCTAAAGGATTTAGGCTTGAACACTTCATCTGATTATACTCAAAAGGGAAAGATAGTTTTTGATATGACTCTGGGTGGAGAACAAAAGCTTAAGGATATGCTTGCTACAAAAGGAGAACAGGTGGCAAAGCTGTTTATGCAGACTTCAACAAAGAAGCCAACCTACAGCCCAGACCTTACTACAGCTGAGAGAGAAGCAAGAAACAGCGACCAAGGTATATTCCAAAGGATTAATGATATCCTGCAGGATAATGCAAGAACTACAAGAAGCAACGCTGGCAAGAAAGGTTTCCTAATTGAAAAGGCTGGTATTAAAGGTGACTTTAGTGAATTTAACAATCTTTTATATAATCAAATAAAAGACAAGGATAAAGTCATTAATGAGTTAACTAAAAAATTAGCAGGCAAAGAAAATAGATATTATTCTCAATTTGCAAAGCTGGAACAGGCTATGAATTCACTGAACTCTCAATCCAATTGGCTGGCTCAACAACTAGGTGGAGGAGCATAG
- the fliS gene encoding flagellar export chaperone FliS, which yields MMQNNAYNTYKNNSVNYASREQLLLMLLDGAVKFSKIGRQAIVDKDVKKAHENLVKTQNIFYELMTTLDIEKGGEWAKGLMNIYDFIVRRLTDANIKKDIEIMNEVIPLIEDVRDTWNEAYKIAKGTK from the coding sequence TTGATGCAAAACAATGCATATAACACATATAAAAATAACAGTGTAAACTATGCTTCAAGAGAGCAGCTTCTGCTTATGCTTTTAGATGGAGCTGTAAAGTTCTCTAAAATAGGCAGACAAGCAATAGTTGATAAGGACGTTAAAAAAGCTCATGAGAATTTGGTTAAAACTCAAAATATTTTCTATGAACTAATGACAACCTTGGATATTGAAAAAGGCGGCGAATGGGCTAAGGGACTTATGAATATATATGATTTTATTGTTAGAAGGCTTACGGATGCAAATATAAAAAAGGATATAGAAATTATGAACGAGGTTATTCCACTTATAGAAGACGTTAGAGATACTTGGAATGAGGCTTATAAGATAGCTAAAGGAACAAAATAA
- a CDS encoding flagellar protein FlaG, with translation MEINGIGQGLQINMEANKSVDKSSQTSSVRASEKVNVDDNKNIGSKEISDKELRNAVDKLNKFLEDSKTHAEYQYHDKLKNDLMIKIVDDKTGEVIHEVPPKKILDMVAKMLEMVGVLIDKRA, from the coding sequence ATGGAGATTAATGGAATAGGCCAAGGGTTACAAATCAACATGGAAGCAAATAAGAGTGTTGATAAATCATCGCAGACTAGCAGTGTAAGGGCTTCAGAAAAAGTAAATGTAGACGATAATAAAAATATTGGAAGCAAGGAAATTAGCGATAAGGAGCTTAGAAATGCAGTTGACAAGCTTAATAAGTTCCTTGAAGACAGTAAGACACACGCTGAGTATCAATATCATGACAAGCTTAAAAATGACTTAATGATTAAGATTGTGGATGATAAAACTGGAGAAGTAATTCATGAGGTGCCTCCAAAGAAAATTTTGGACATGGTTGCTAAAATGCTTGAAATGGTAGGAGTTCTTATAGATAAAAGGGCGTAA
- the csrA gene encoding carbon storage regulator CsrA: MLVITRKKGESILIGDDVEITVVKLDDGSVKLSIDAPKNVTILRKELYKEVTEENKNAVIFDSLMLKNIKK, encoded by the coding sequence ATGCTTGTCATAACTAGAAAAAAGGGAGAATCTATTCTTATAGGCGACGATGTAGAAATAACTGTTGTTAAGCTAGATGACGGCTCTGTTAAGCTCTCTATAGATGCTCCTAAAAATGTGACTATATTAAGAAAAGAGCTTTATAAGGAAGTAACAGAAGAAAATAAGAACGCTGTGATTTTTGATAGCTTAATGCTTAAAAATATAAAAAAGTAG
- the fliW gene encoding flagellar assembly protein FliW: MKLNTKYHGVREYEEKDIITFKKGLPGFESLKKFILFPVEENELFSVVQSIEDESIGLVVISPFSVVKDYEFKLVEEKQEQLAIESPEDVLVLNTVTLSTKLESITANLKAPIIINIKQRLGEQIILDNDKYKIKQPIFN; encoded by the coding sequence ATGAAACTAAATACAAAATATCATGGTGTAAGAGAATATGAGGAAAAGGATATAATAACCTTTAAAAAGGGATTGCCAGGCTTTGAGAGCTTAAAGAAATTTATACTGTTTCCTGTAGAGGAGAATGAGCTTTTCAGCGTAGTGCAGTCAATAGAGGATGAAAGTATAGGACTTGTAGTAATATCTCCTTTCTCAGTTGTTAAGGATTATGAATTCAAGCTTGTAGAGGAAAAGCAAGAACAGCTTGCAATAGAATCACCAGAGGATGTGCTTGTATTAAACACTGTCACATTAAGTACTAAGTTGGAAAGTATTACTGCTAATCTAAAAGCACCAATAATAATTAATATTAAGCAGAGACTAGGGGAACAAATAATACTGGATAACGATAAATACAAAATAAAGCAGCCTATATTTAACTAG